AAATGAAGCCTACGAAAACTGCCGCAAAGCTTATAGAGATAGCAAGCCTTAATAATAAACCGCTTTTATTCATACAACTCCATTACAACCTTGACCTTTTGCGCTATCGGCTTGGTTAAAGCGTCACTATATACATAGCCAATGGCATTAGGATTATTCTCAACAAAATCTATAATTACCTGTTGATCTCTCAGCTCTAATGGAGGTTTTGCTCTACCTGTAAAGCGCACTCTAGACCAATATGCATTGACTCTCGAAAGCGGCATATTCACGAGGCGTTTATAGAAAATAGACTTAAGTTCATTTGTCGCAAGAGTATCTAGTGGCTGTGCAGATTGGTTATTGGGAAATGCAACATAGCGGCCCATATACAGATCAATTAACTGCTTTTTCGTTAAAGTGTTTGTCGCGTTGTTAGCATTAACAATTACTGATATCTGCTTTGCCATAGCTGTATTAGCAAAGTACAAAGCAATGAATAGTATTGAAATGAGCGTTAACTTTTTCATAATCAGAAGGTAAAACTCACGCTAAAAAATACAGTTGTAAAAGACTCTTTTGGCGCAAGCGTATTCATACCTTGATATGACCAGAGTGCACCTCCTTGGGCATCTATGCTTGTATGGTCAAACTGTAACTTGAATGCGACATTGTCTTTAATATCGTAGCGAGCCCCAACAGAATGGGTTTGCTGATTAGGGCTGAAAACACCAAATGATTCATTGACAGCTAAAAATAACCTCTCTACTTGTTCTGGTAAATCGCCATTGAGTTGAACGGCTTCGTTTATTTCATTAGATTTTGACTTGGCAATGGCGTAAGTGTAAAAGAATTGGCCCTTATCATAATTATAGGTGGTATTTACATAACCACTTTTAACTGCCGACACAACGCTCGAATCACTTTTGAGCCTGACAATTTCAGCCAATATAGTAAATGCATCAAAGTTGTACCTTAACCCAGCAGAAGTGAAATATGTTTGCTTGTTCACTAAAGAGAACTCACCTAAAAAATTATTTTTATCTGGCCATAATTGTTCAGGAATGAGTTCTAAGCCATTTATAACTTCTTGCATGCCAGCAATATTATCTCTGGTTTTCGCTCTGGTGTGTTTTATTGAGAAAGTCCAATCGAATTGACTGAGTTCGAGAGAGGCACCTAGGCCATTAAATATTTCTAGATTAACAGTTTGGTCATCTAAGGCGACTTCACCTATTGATTCGCCAGCAAATAACTTGATGCGGTAGTCTAAACTTCCAAAGGAGTTTATGTACGAAACATCAGCTCCATCAAAAGACCTAAAAGGTAATAAGCTATAAACTTCATTGGGAACCTTAGCCCAAGGATAGGCAAAACTTATATCTCGATATTCGGTGAGTAAATATAAATCAAGTAAAGTTCGGCCAGCTCTAAAATCCCAATTAGGTGAGGGTTTGTAACGTAAGAAAGCTAGGCTCAGCGTGTTATCGAGGGAAATATTATCTTGACCGCGGTACACAACTTGGCCAACAAAATCGAAGTTGGCATTGAGTGATATGTCGGTTTGGAATCCAAGCGAGCTAATTGAATTAAAATCAAAATTGTCTTCAAACTTATCGTTGTATTTAGAGATGTCTGTTCGAAACTTGTAGGTATCAGAATTTGAGTGAACGAACCCGACTGTGCCAAATCCACTAAAAGATATTTTTTCTGCACTGTAGCTATAGCAAGATAATAAAAGTAGACACGAACAAAATGCTCTTAACATCTAACCTCTCGCTTGATACTTAATTAACCTGACAATAATTTTAATATAGCGGAGAATTGAATTTTGTATAAGATATAAGCGCAATTTTATTATGAGCTTGTAATAACAAAAAAGGAGCCAATCGGCTCCTTTTTAAACACATAGCGTCGTGATTATTTGTTCACAATTGCGTTGTGGTAGATGTTTTGCACATCATCACAATCTTCTAGCATAGTCATGAATTTTTCAAAGTTAGCTAGGTCGTCTTCGCCTGTGATTTCAATGTGTGTTTGTGGCACAAAAGTGATTTCGTCTACTTCAAAATTAATGCCTTCGAATGCTTCTGTTAATGCTGTTTTTGCTTTGAAGTATTCAGTGTGTGGTGCGAATACAGATACTTTGCCGTCTTCAACTTCAACGTCAGTTACATCAACATCAGCCATCATTAATGCTTCAAGCACCACTTCATCATCGTCGCCATCAAAGCCTAAAATAGCTAAGTGATCGAACATATGAGCAACACAACCTGGGCTGCCGATTTTCGAATCTGTTTTTGTGAATGGCAGACGTACATCTTTGATAGTACGATTTGGGTTATCTGTTAAACAGTCAACGATAACCATACAGTTACCCGGGCCGTAACCTTCGTAACGTGCTGGAGAATAGTCTTCACCTGCACCGCCCGCTGCTTTCTCAACAGCTTTGTCGATAACGTGTGCTGGTACTTGGTCTTTTTTCGCTTTTTCGATTAGACGACGTAAAGATAGGTTTGTTTCAGGATCTGCACCGCCGTTTTTAGCTACAACGTAGATTTCCTTACCGTATTTAGAGTTAACTTTGGTTTTTGCCGCCGCCGTTTTTGCCATGGCGTTTTTGCGGACTTCAAATGCTCTGCCCATCTTAATTCTCGTATTATGAATTTAAAAAATTGCCAAGATTCTAGCAAGACTCAAGGCTTTGAGCTAGAGGGCAGCGAGAATAGCGGCATATTTTTAAAAACCAAACGTTACGGAAGGACTAATTTAGTCAATTGCGAAAAGTGCTCGATTGTATACGTCGCTGTATCCGCGTAGTCAGGGCACGCATCAATAATATATAAACAACTGTCCATTTGCGCATTGTCTGCAGCCTGAATATCAAACAAAAAATCGCCAACGTAAATGCATTGCGATGGATTTACTTGCCAACTATCAGCAACTTGCAGTAGCGCTGTTGGATCAGGTTTTGCGGGGGCATCGTCTCGGGTGAGTACAATATCGAACTCAAGACCGGTTTTTGCTAGCTTCAGTTGTGCCGCGTGTTGACAGTTACGCGTTACAACCGCCATTTTGATGTTTTGCTCTGCCAGCGCTGCAAGACACTCTACAACACCCGGCATTAGCACTGCCGATTCAGCATCTTGGTATTCATGGCTTAAGACAATATCCATGGCAGCTTGAGCTTCAACCTCTGGCAGCTGTTCAATATAGGTCAATAAATCGGTATGTTCAGTACATCCGATTTCATCGCGAATATGTTTAAAGTTTAAAGAGGAGCTTACTAACGTGTTGTCTAAGTCAAAGATAACACCTTGGTAGTTAGCATTTACTGCAGTTTGAGTCATAAAAGAGAATGGTTTTAGTGAGCGTATTTTGAGTATATACGAAAAGATTAAAAGGTTGGATTAGAGTCTTTATTGTGGGAAATACTGTTTAGTAATTAGCAGAGCCTGGGCTCTGCTAATTATAAAAGCAAAAGACGGTTACTTATCAAAATGAACAGTGAGCCAGTTGTCTTCACCATCAAAATGTAAGGTTTTTACTTTGCCTTTACCTTCGAAGTTGACCATGTTGACTTGATCTGCCCAGACATCCCTGAGCGCACCATGTTGCATTCTCAGCGCGCTAAAATCTGCGGGGATCTGCGTTTCTTGGTAAACCCAAAAAAACTTTCCATCAACTTCCTGACCGACCAATGAAAGCTTGAGAGGTGTCTTGTCTGCTAACTGTAAAGCCACTTTACGATTTACATATTTTGCAAATTCGGCTCTATCTTTAGCGTGTTTAAACAGATCGGCATGACCGCCTATCAAGGTCTCTACAGCATGTTCAGTATCGTGCAGATAAAAGCGATGCATGAGCTCAAGATTACCCGTACGCTCATTGATCAATACGGTTGTCATTGCAGCTTTTAACTGGTGAGCGGTGACTTGACCGCTCAACAGTAAAAGTAAGCTGGCAGCAAGCCAAGCTCTCATGGATTAATCCTTCTTCTCTTTTTCGTCTTTGTCATCTTTTTTCAACTCAGTTTTAATGTCATGCATGATATCACGACGCACTTTGGCTGAACTCTTCTTACGCTTATACACCTCTAAACGAGAAGGAATGATTTGACGCGGGTAATGGTTATTTTCAATGTCGACATCGGCAGTTTCCCAGCGAGGGTCAACCACAATAGACTTTAACGGCTTGTCTTTGTCTGTGATGATTAACTTGCTCACTTTATTCGGGCTACGACGCCAAATCTCAGCCGGTAGCATACGCTCTTCCGTCGAACCGTCTTGATACGTCAGTTCAAGAATGATTGGCATTACCAAGCCACCTAGGTTGCTGAACTCCATGACATAATAGTTTTTGTCTTCTTCAACTGCTCTATCAAGGGCTTTACGCTCCCAAGGCTTAAGCTTTTTCAAGAAGCTCTGATACGCATTTCGCTCTTTGTTAGTCACAGTAAAGCGGTCATTGTCATCGTAGAAATCAGTTACGTCTTTGTTTTTATCAATCCAAAGCTCTTTGCCTTCTTCTTGGTTACGCTTGTTGAACAATGACATAGGTTTGCTCTGTTCGAACTCACGTAAACGTGCATAATCAATGTCAGGGTTCTTAGTATCAATACGTAATTGATAAACTTTGTCTAGCGAGATATCAACATGATCTGTGGTGTAGAACCAGCCACGCCAGAACCAGTCTAAATCGACACCAGATGCTTCTTCCATGGTTCTAAAGAAATCAGCTGGAGTTGGGCGTTTGTATTTCCAGCGCTGTGCATACTCTTTAAACGCGAAGTCGAATAGTTCACGCCCTAAAATCACTTCTCGAAGAATATTCAGTGCCGCTGCAGGTTTGGTATAAGCGTTCGGACCTAGATTCAATACGCTGTCTGACTGCGTCATAATCGGCACTTGGTTTTGAGACTTCATATAAGGCACGATGTCACGCGGCTCTACGCCCCAAGGAATGTTTGGATCCCATTCACGGCCAGCGACACCATCTAAGAAGCTGTTAAGACCTTCATCCATCCAAGTCCATTGACGCTCATCTGAGTTAACGATCATTGGGAAGTAAATATGACCAATTTCGTGGATCACAACGCCAATTAAGAAACGCTTCTCAGCTTGTGAGTAAGTGCGTGAGCCATCATCTCTTAGTTCTGTACGCGGACCATTGAAGGTGATCATTGGGTATTCCATACCGCCTACAGGACCGTTTACTGACTGTGCAACTGGATATGGGTAATCAAATGAGAAGCGCGAGTACACTTCCATGGTGTGGATCACAGACTCAGTTGAGTATTTTTTCCAAAGATCACCGCCCTCTTTCGGGAAGAAAGACATCGCCATAACAAGTGGCTGCTCTTTACCACCTTGTTGATAGCCTTTGGCATCCCACATAAACTTACGAGAGGATGCCCAAGCAAAATCGCGTACATTCTCAGCTTCGAAATGCCAAGTTTTGGTTTTGTCTGTGCCTGCTTTTTCGTTTTCAATCGCTTCTTCTTCAGTCACAACAAACACAGGGCGTTTTGCAGTTTCTGCTTCTTTTAAACGCTTTAATTGTGTTTTTGTCAGTACCTTTTTGGCGTTTTTCAGTTCACCTGTCGATGAAACAATGTGGTCTGCAGGTACGGTGATCTCTACATCATAATCACCAAATTCCAGTGTAAACTCACCACGACCTAAAAACGCTTTATTTGTCCAAGCTTCATAGTCAGTAAAAGCGGTAAGACGCGGGAACCACTGCGCCAGTAAGAAAATATCGTTGCCATCTTCTTCGAAGTGTTCATAACCCGAACGCGCGCCAACGGCATCCTCTTCAACAATGTTAAAGGCAAAATCAAGGCTAAACTCTGTCGACTTGCCTGGCTTTAATGGCTCGTTTAAATCGATACGCATCATAGTATCGACAATCGTAACTTTTAGTGGCTTACCGTCTTCGTCTTTGACATCACTGATCACAAAACCCAGTTCAGTGTCGTCCATAAACTGTTGGCGACGAAGTTGGTTTAAGCTGATTTTTGCTGGTTTTGCTGCAGGATTACTTTGCAGGCTATTTTTAAATGTAGCGCTTCGCTCAGCAAGTGAGTCTTGCTTAAAAATATTTTGGTCTAATTGCATCCAAAGATATTTTAGCGTGTAAGGTGAATTGTTTTTGTATTCGATACTTTGTTCAGCGGTTAAACGGCGCTGTTTTTCGTCTAATACAACATCAATGTCGTAATCGACTTTTTGTTGCCAGTAACGTTCACCGGGCTCACCTGCAGCGTTACGATAGACGTTTGGGGTTGGCAGTACTTCGTCTAGTTGACGAAATTTATCGACAAAGTTGCCTTTGGTTTGCTCAACAGCACTGGCGACCGCAAGGCTTGATGCCATAAGCGGTATACACAGTGACAAGGCACTGGTTATTTTTTTCATTATGTTTTCCTAGCTACCCAAGATATGGTTGTTCAGCACTTATCTATTCTTTGTAAGTTTGTGAACGAGAGAATGTTTTGCACTTTAATCGTTGCATAACAAATTGAGCGTCGCAAAAGCATCAAGAAAATGCAATTAAATTGAGATAAAGTAACATTTTAATGTCTTTTAGTGACTTTTTGCGCAGTTTGTTCCACTAAAGTACAAGTTCGAAATTCATCGATATCAACGAAAATATAGGTAGAAAACAACAGCAGCTAATTCATCTTACGTTTATTTTGGTGGTTTATGCTGAGTATTAACAAATTTGATCAAAAAACCTTAGTTTGACTGTTGATATTTACTGCGAATTATTTTTAAATTCGCGCTCTTTGATTTTTGAGCAAATAGTTACGTTAAAAAGTTGGCGTTAGTTTTGCTCTGTATAGTGTACCCGTTTACAGTAAAATGTGGTGAGCAATATGGATTTCTACATCCTGAAAAAGCAAGACAAGCTGGTGGCTATTCCGGCTGATGAACAAAATTGCAAACAGTATTTAGAAGATGGCTACTTTTATGTTGATAAAGTTGCCGCTTGTAATGAAAAGTCCGCACTTGAAGTTTTGCAGAATAAGCAAACGAAAGTGTTTAAAACTCCAGTTTTGTTATTTTTACTGGCACTGCCTGTTGTCGCCTTTATTTGGTGGCAAATTACCCGTTAAACAAATACTTAAAGCAGTGTTATAGTAGCGCTTCAATGCGAAAGGGAGCGCTACATGAAAGTATTGCACACTTCTGATTGGCACTTAGGTCAACAGTTTTACGAACATCACCGTGTTCAAGAGCATCAGCATTTTCTTGATTGGTTGGTGACAACATTACAACAACAGGCGATTGATTTATTGCTTGTTAGCGGTGATATCTACCATACAGCAACGCCTCCCTCATCTGCTGAGCAACAACTTTACCAATTTATAAAGCAAGCCAAACAAGCTTGTCCTGAATTACACATTGTCATTATTGCTGGAAATCATGACTCAGCGAATCGTATTGAAACCGCAAAACCACTTTTAAAACAATTTGATACGCATGTTATTGGCCGATATGACAAAGCTGCCCCCGAGGCTTGCTTGGTGAATATTGAAACGGGAAAAGGTAAGGCGCAAGTGGTTGCTATGCCCTTTTTACGCCCTGCCGATGTCACGCTCGATACACAAAATGATAAAGCCTATCAGCAAGGTGTGGCGCAGGCTTACCAGTCTGTGGTTGAACTGTGTGAAGAGAACACCGCCCCTATTATTGTTATGGGACACCTGCATGCCAAAGGTGGCACCATTAGCGAAGATTCAGAAAGAAACATTAGTATCGGCGGTTTTGATGCCGTAACAGCAGAAGTATTTACCGATAAGGCCGATTATGTTGCACTCGGACATCTTCATAAAGCCCAAGTGGTAGCAAAATGCGACGCAAAGCGATATTGCGGCACGCCGATGCCAATGTCATTTTCTGAAAAAAATTATCAACACCAAGTGCTCGTATGTGAATTTAATGGAAAAGCATGCGTGAGCGTAAACCCCCTTTACACACCAAGACTTAGAGAGCTGATTGTACTTCCTGAAAAAGGAGGGGCAGACATTGATACACTGTGTAATGAAATCGAACAGCTAGATTTAAAGTCGTACGAAGCAAGCCCTTATCTTCGCTTACGACTTAATGCCAGCGAGACCGATAGCCAGTTTAGGGAGAAGATATCATTAAGCCTAAAAGGCAAAGACATTTTGTTTTGTGGTATTGAACGCGTTCAAGATGTGCAAAAGCATGACGATGAAGTGATTTTTCAAGATTTAGGTCAAGTCGAAAAATTAAATCCACTCGATTTGCTGGATATGGTTTTTAAGCAGCAGGTCGATTCAGAGCAAACTTTGCCAGAAAATTTAGCAGACTGCTTAGCTGAAGTGTTAAGTGCCATGGAAGAGGAACAAAACGCGTGAAATTACTTAAAATAGCAATCACAAATTTAGCTTCTATTACCCGGGCAGATATTGATTTTGAAAAGGCGCCTTTAGAGCAAGCTGGATTATTTGCAATTACTGGTGACACAGGTGCAGGTAAAAGTACTTTATTAGATGCCATTTGTTTAGCGCTTTATGCAAAAACAGCTCGTCTAAAAAATGATTTAAAGAATACTGTGTCGTTCAATGGTGACGACATTAAGTTAAACGACCCAAGAAACTTACTCCGTAGAGGCTGTGCTGAAGGCTCTGCTGAGGTGACTTTTTTAGGCCAAGATGGTGAGCGTTATTTAGCAAAATGGTCAGTTGCAAGAGCGCGTAAAAAAGTCTCAGGTAAACTAAAGACACATGAGCACGAGATTATTCGCCTCAGTGACGAAACCTTGTTGGCCCATAAAAGCGCGGCGGTTAAAGCGGTCGAGCAATTAATCGGTCTTAGCTTTGAGCAATTTACGCGTACAGTATTACTCGCTCAGCATGAGTTTGCCGCATTCTTAAAAGCCAGTAGCGATGAACGCGCACAACTTTTAGAGTGTTTAACTGCGACCGATAAATTTAGTCGTATTGGTCAGCTGATTTTTGAAAAACATAAAGAAAAAAAAGCAGAACTCGAGCGATTAAAAGATAGCTTAAGTGCCTATGTGTTATTAACTGATGAGCAACTTGAGCAATTAACCCTTGATGCAAACACGCACAAGCAGCAGTTAGATGAATTAAGAGCACAACAAGCTCAGTACAAGTCATCATTGCAATGGCTTACAGAGTCAGCCCAATTGCGAACTCAATTAGTGCAAACAGAGCAGGCTATTCAAGAAACAGAAGCTAAACTGACAGAAAAAGGACACGCCTATAATGAAGCAGAGCAAGCACAAGCGGCTTTTGAGATTGCCGATAATCGCCAGCAATGGGCGGTGACAAAAAATAATTTAAGTACACTAGAATTAAAACAAAGCGAGCTCAAAACAAAAGACTTTACCGCGCAAATACAGCAAGCAGAAGATATTTCGAATAAAGCGTCTGATGCGCTACAACAAACTGAAGTCTATGTGACAGAGCAACAAAAAGTTCTGATTGAGGTCAGGCAATTTGATACGAAAATCGCGAATGCTGATTCAGTATTACAGCAAGTCTTAAAGCAACAAAGTGAGCTTGAGCAACAGCAAACTAAGCTTTCAGTAGAACAGCAAAATACCAATACGAATTTACAGCAAGTACAGCAACAAAGTAACAAATTAGAGTCGCTATTAACTACCAATAGCAGCTTACAAAGTACAGTGGAAAACTGGTCACATCTCAAAGGTTTGCTAGACGAGATTATAGATAAGCAACTTCAATCTCACAGTGTGAACGTTGTATTACAAAATGCACAAAAGCAACATCATGAAAATATTCAACAAGCTGAGCCACTTAAGTCTGGGTTATTGCAATTACAATCACAGTTGGAATTGGGACAATCGTCAATTGATGTACTCCAAAAACAAATTGAACAGTTAAACATCGATGATTTGCAATCAACGACTCAGCGGCTGCAACATGTTATTGGTTTGATGCAAAATATTTCAGATATCAGTGCGGAGCAGTTGCAACATCAATCAGCCATGGCAAGCAACTTTCAAAAGAAGCAAGCCATTGAAGTGCAAATGGCAGATACCGAGCGGCAAAAAGAGTTGAGCAAGCAGCGAGTAAATGTCACGCGAGACAGCTTAACGCAAGTGCAACTTCGTGCCAGCGAAAGTATTAGTGCATTACGTGCTGAACTAAAGCCTGGTCATGAATGTATGGTGTGTGGTTCAAAAGAGCATCCCTATGCTGTTGATCATATTGATAGCCATTGGACGAATTTACTCAATGACTTTGCAATGCAGAACCAACAGGCAGAGCAAGCTTATGAGCAAGCTATGCAAAGAAGTCGTACTCATCTCGCAGAGTTTGAAAAAGTGAACGCAAGATATCAAGAAAGCAAACTGCAAAACCAGCGTTTAGTTAGCAAGATATCAGAGCTACAAGGACAGCTTGAACAATTTATAGAGTACCAAGGGTGGTCGTTGCAACAGTGTTTAGATCACCAACAAATACTTGTTCAGCAACAACAACACTATTCAGCTATTCAGTCGCAATTACAAAAAGCTTGGCAATTACAACAAGAAAAACAAAAGTTGTTCGAGCAACAACAAACGCAACTAAATGCCATAACGCAGCAAGAAACTGAGCTTTCTCATCAGATTGAACAACAGCAAAATACCCTCACTCAACTTTCACAAGGACTGAGCCGAGCAGAGCAACAGGCAAGAGGTTATTATGCTGATGAAACATGGTGGGAACAGTTTGAAAAAGCGCCAAAAGATGCATTGTTTTCTTTAACAAAAACGGTTGATGATTTTAAAAATAATAGAGAAAAACTTGCTCAGCTTCAGAAGTCACAACAAACATTAACCTTGCAGTTAAATCATTTGCAAGAATCAGCAATAAATGTTTCTCAGCAGTTGAAGGAGGTTAGTAATACAGTTGAGAAAGCGCGCTCAG
The sequence above is drawn from the Pseudoalteromonas phenolica genome and encodes:
- a CDS encoding YebC/PmpR family DNA-binding transcriptional regulator, which produces MGRAFEVRKNAMAKTAAAKTKVNSKYGKEIYVVAKNGGADPETNLSLRRLIEKAKKDQVPAHVIDKAVEKAAGGAGEDYSPARYEGYGPGNCMVIVDCLTDNPNRTIKDVRLPFTKTDSKIGSPGCVAHMFDHLAILGFDGDDDEVVLEALMMADVDVTDVEVEDGKVSVFAPHTEYFKAKTALTEAFEGINFEVDEITFVPQTHIEITGEDDLANFEKFMTMLEDCDDVQNIYHNAIVNK
- a CDS encoding HAD family hydrolase, encoding MTQTAVNANYQGVIFDLDNTLVSSSLNFKHIRDEIGCTEHTDLLTYIEQLPEVEAQAAMDIVLSHEYQDAESAVLMPGVVECLAALAEQNIKMAVVTRNCQHAAQLKLAKTGLEFDIVLTRDDAPAKPDPTALLQVADSWQVNPSQCIYVGDFLFDIQAADNAQMDSCLYIIDACPDYADTATYTIEHFSQLTKLVLP
- a CDS encoding DUF6702 family protein — protein: MRAWLAASLLLLLSGQVTAHQLKAAMTTVLINERTGNLELMHRFYLHDTEHAVETLIGGHADLFKHAKDRAEFAKYVNRKVALQLADKTPLKLSLVGQEVDGKFFWVYQETQIPADFSALRMQHGALRDVWADQVNMVNFEGKGKVKTLHFDGEDNWLTVHFDK
- a CDS encoding M1 family metallopeptidase; translated protein: MKKITSALSLCIPLMASSLAVASAVEQTKGNFVDKFRQLDEVLPTPNVYRNAAGEPGERYWQQKVDYDIDVVLDEKQRRLTAEQSIEYKNNSPYTLKYLWMQLDQNIFKQDSLAERSATFKNSLQSNPAAKPAKISLNQLRRQQFMDDTELGFVISDVKDEDGKPLKVTIVDTMMRIDLNEPLKPGKSTEFSLDFAFNIVEEDAVGARSGYEHFEEDGNDIFLLAQWFPRLTAFTDYEAWTNKAFLGRGEFTLEFGDYDVEITVPADHIVSSTGELKNAKKVLTKTQLKRLKEAETAKRPVFVVTEEEAIENEKAGTDKTKTWHFEAENVRDFAWASSRKFMWDAKGYQQGGKEQPLVMAMSFFPKEGGDLWKKYSTESVIHTMEVYSRFSFDYPYPVAQSVNGPVGGMEYPMITFNGPRTELRDDGSRTYSQAEKRFLIGVVIHEIGHIYFPMIVNSDERQWTWMDEGLNSFLDGVAGREWDPNIPWGVEPRDIVPYMKSQNQVPIMTQSDSVLNLGPNAYTKPAAALNILREVILGRELFDFAFKEYAQRWKYKRPTPADFFRTMEEASGVDLDWFWRGWFYTTDHVDISLDKVYQLRIDTKNPDIDYARLREFEQSKPMSLFNKRNQEEGKELWIDKNKDVTDFYDDNDRFTVTNKERNAYQSFLKKLKPWERKALDRAVEEDKNYYVMEFSNLGGLVMPIILELTYQDGSTEERMLPAEIWRRSPNKVSKLIITDKDKPLKSIVVDPRWETADVDIENNHYPRQIIPSRLEVYKRKKSSAKVRRDIMHDIKTELKKDDKDEKEKKD
- the sbcD gene encoding exonuclease subunit SbcD, which produces MKVLHTSDWHLGQQFYEHHRVQEHQHFLDWLVTTLQQQAIDLLLVSGDIYHTATPPSSAEQQLYQFIKQAKQACPELHIVIIAGNHDSANRIETAKPLLKQFDTHVIGRYDKAAPEACLVNIETGKGKAQVVAMPFLRPADVTLDTQNDKAYQQGVAQAYQSVVELCEENTAPIIVMGHLHAKGGTISEDSERNISIGGFDAVTAEVFTDKADYVALGHLHKAQVVAKCDAKRYCGTPMPMSFSEKNYQHQVLVCEFNGKACVSVNPLYTPRLRELIVLPEKGGADIDTLCNEIEQLDLKSYEASPYLRLRLNASETDSQFREKISLSLKGKDILFCGIERVQDVQKHDDEVIFQDLGQVEKLNPLDLLDMVFKQQVDSEQTLPENLADCLAEVLSAMEEEQNA
- a CDS encoding AAA family ATPase — protein: MKLLKIAITNLASITRADIDFEKAPLEQAGLFAITGDTGAGKSTLLDAICLALYAKTARLKNDLKNTVSFNGDDIKLNDPRNLLRRGCAEGSAEVTFLGQDGERYLAKWSVARARKKVSGKLKTHEHEIIRLSDETLLAHKSAAVKAVEQLIGLSFEQFTRTVLLAQHEFAAFLKASSDERAQLLECLTATDKFSRIGQLIFEKHKEKKAELERLKDSLSAYVLLTDEQLEQLTLDANTHKQQLDELRAQQAQYKSSLQWLTESAQLRTQLVQTEQAIQETEAKLTEKGHAYNEAEQAQAAFEIADNRQQWAVTKNNLSTLELKQSELKTKDFTAQIQQAEDISNKASDALQQTEVYVTEQQKVLIEVRQFDTKIANADSVLQQVLKQQSELEQQQTKLSVEQQNTNTNLQQVQQQSNKLESLLTTNSSLQSTVENWSHLKGLLDEIIDKQLQSHSVNVVLQNAQKQHHENIQQAEPLKSGLLQLQSQLELGQSSIDVLQKQIEQLNIDDLQSTTQRLQHVIGLMQNISDISAEQLQHQSAMASNFQKKQAIEVQMADTERQKELSKQRVNVTRDSLTQVQLRASESISALRAELKPGHECMVCGSKEHPYAVDHIDSHWTNLLNDFAMQNQQAEQAYEQAMQRSRTHLAEFEKVNARYQESKLQNQRLVSKISELQGQLEQFIEYQGWSLQQCLDHQQILVQQQQHYSAIQSQLQKAWQLQQEKQKLFEQQQTQLNAITQQETELSHQIEQQQNTLTQLSQGLSRAEQQARGYYADETWWEQFEKAPKDALFSLTKTVDDFKNNREKLAQLQKSQQTLTLQLNHLQESAINVSQQLKEVSNTVEKARSEKLSFEQARFERLPQEISADEWQEKCQTQLKARQHDLNTCSEQLKHILQAEKDKQKDLISLNKQIEILLTQKAALESRFEQWLNEKSQIFADLNEERVTYLLRLSKADIQQTLSEFKQLSHGKVELSGKLSHLKESLHTHLAKALTELTEHQINEQLVILESQFQQTQQSWLGVNTQLEQHHNNVEKLATEQQKLNSFQAKYEHWHLLDKLLGDATGKKLRNIAQTQTLKILLQYANQHLASLSKRYRLAVIGHSLNIAIIDKDMADEQRSVNTLSGGESFLVSLALALGLASLSSNKVNIGSLFIDEGFGTLDPETLSVALDALDALQAQGRKVGVISHVSEMSERVATQVQVKKQPGGYSNVLIKGT